A single window of Archangium gephyra DNA harbors:
- a CDS encoding MBL fold metallo-hydrolase — MSPPALYLKQNVVTEPLYNQWYAWWFLASPMTAPLFVANLHVKIMESFVDNPAIHVAALKSPVLRGGPYINYGVQQVDAVKALLERTLKEEALSLRYAEAVLELEKLLDSAEGFSLEELYPRVPDLLRGYVELTYDMKNRASPRFFESLLYRSPFHRESSQSLCMRLIHGDARPYVFSTPRLDTQDGSLQVKLPYRHEALDQLYAMRRTPGPVEPVREALGIEPRDFETFSSFFTEQPPRPAPRYDGDGVRVRYFGHACVLIESRHVSVLTDPVISYDFPTEVPRYTYADLPEKIDYVLITHGHADHLMFEPLLQLRHRIGTIVVPANNGGRLADPSLKLMLKQAGFKNVVALSDLESLPLPGGELIGLPFIGEHGDLDIQAKIAHLVRLEGKNLLMAADSNALEPRLYEHVHREVGHIDMMWLGMESEGGPLSWMYGPLLPAPMPRKMDQSRRLNGSNAVRAIEIVQRLKPGQVFIYAMGREPWLGHVMVMGYHENSPQLVESRKLLEYCRERGITADMPYGQAELFLR; from the coding sequence CGTGGTGGTTCCTGGCCTCGCCCATGACGGCGCCCCTCTTCGTGGCCAACCTCCATGTGAAGATCATGGAGTCCTTCGTGGACAACCCGGCCATCCACGTGGCCGCGCTGAAGAGCCCGGTGCTGCGGGGCGGCCCCTACATCAACTACGGCGTGCAGCAGGTCGACGCGGTCAAGGCGCTGCTCGAGCGCACCTTGAAGGAAGAGGCCCTGTCCCTGCGGTACGCCGAGGCCGTCCTGGAGCTGGAGAAGCTGCTGGACTCGGCCGAGGGCTTCTCCCTGGAGGAGCTGTACCCGCGCGTGCCGGACCTGCTGCGCGGTTATGTGGAGCTCACCTATGACATGAAGAACCGCGCCTCGCCGCGCTTCTTCGAGTCGCTCCTCTACCGCAGCCCCTTCCACCGTGAGTCCTCGCAGAGCCTCTGCATGCGGCTCATCCACGGCGACGCCCGGCCCTACGTCTTCAGCACGCCGCGGTTGGATACCCAGGATGGCAGCCTCCAGGTGAAGCTGCCCTACCGGCATGAGGCCCTCGACCAGCTCTACGCCATGCGGCGCACCCCCGGGCCCGTGGAGCCCGTGCGCGAGGCCCTGGGGATCGAGCCCCGGGACTTCGAGACCTTCTCCTCCTTCTTCACGGAGCAGCCGCCGCGCCCCGCCCCCCGGTACGACGGCGATGGCGTGCGCGTGCGCTACTTCGGCCATGCCTGCGTGCTCATCGAGTCGCGCCACGTCAGCGTCCTCACGGATCCCGTCATCTCCTACGACTTCCCCACGGAAGTGCCGCGCTACACCTACGCGGATCTGCCGGAGAAGATCGACTACGTGCTCATCACCCACGGGCACGCGGATCACCTGATGTTCGAGCCGCTGCTCCAGTTGCGCCATCGCATCGGCACCATCGTGGTGCCGGCCAACAACGGCGGACGGCTGGCGGATCCCTCCCTCAAGCTGATGCTCAAGCAGGCCGGCTTCAAGAACGTGGTGGCGCTCTCGGACCTGGAGTCCCTGCCGCTCCCCGGCGGCGAGCTCATCGGCCTGCCCTTCATCGGCGAGCACGGCGACCTCGACATCCAGGCCAAGATCGCCCACCTCGTCCGGCTCGAGGGCAAGAACCTGTTGATGGCCGCCGACTCCAACGCGCTCGAGCCGCGCCTGTACGAGCATGTCCACCGGGAGGTGGGTCACATCGACATGATGTGGCTGGGCATGGAGTCCGAGGGTGGGCCCCTGAGCTGGATGTACGGCCCCCTGCTGCCCGCCCCCATGCCCAGGAAGATGGATCAGTCGCGGCGGCTCAATGGCTCCAATGCCGTGCGCGCCATCGAGATCGTCCAGCGGCTCAAGCCCGGGCAGGTCTTCATCTACGCCATGGGCCGCGAGCCCTGGCTGGGCCATGTGATGGTGATGGGCTACCACGAGAACTCGCCCCAGCTCGTGGAGTCCCGCAAGCTGCTCGAGTACTGCCGCGAGCGGGGCATCACCGCGGACATGCCCTACGGGCAGGCCGAGCTCTTCCTCCGCTGA
- a CDS encoding ABC transporter ATP-binding protein, whose product MSQASSPVTVRRLLGLARAEGRSLSAGIFFLLLSSGMALVFPQALRFIIDEALGARNQAFIDRAALGLIAVFAVQAGADALRYSFFTNAGERIVTRLRHDLFASLVAQEVAFFDEHKTGELTSRLTADTQVLQHAVSNNIATALRCGAQAAGGLALLLYTSPLLTLLMLAIVPPVVVATVLFGRRIRQTSRRVQAALAEANGVADEVLSGIRTVRAFAAERHEVERYRHCLERAFAVARERSRLSTAYVASTSFAGLAAAAVVLWYGSRLMLRGELSMGGLTSFLVYSTLVSMALSGLTDLWADLMRASGCAERVFEMLDRQPSMPSSGGERLRELQGQVRFQAVRFAYPARPDVPVLHDVDLALQPGEVVAIVGPSGAGKSTIAGLLTRMYDPESGRVLLDGKELRSLDPEWLRQRIGTVAQEPLLFASSIADNIRYGRMDASDAELEAAARAANAHEFISRFPEGYRTLVGERGVQLSGGQKQRIAIARAVLKDPRLLVLDEATSALDAESEHLVQEALERLMKGRTTLIIAHRLSTVIGADRVVVLEGGRVVQSGDHSTLMGQEGLYRRLVERQFVAA is encoded by the coding sequence ATGTCCCAGGCCTCTTCCCCTGTCACCGTGCGCCGCCTCCTGGGACTGGCTCGGGCCGAGGGGCGCTCCCTGTCCGCTGGCATCTTCTTCCTGCTGCTCAGCAGCGGCATGGCCCTCGTCTTTCCCCAGGCCCTCCGGTTCATCATCGACGAGGCACTCGGGGCCAGGAACCAGGCCTTCATCGATCGGGCAGCGCTCGGGCTGATCGCCGTCTTCGCCGTGCAGGCCGGGGCCGATGCGCTGCGCTACTCCTTCTTCACCAACGCCGGCGAGCGCATCGTGACGCGGTTGCGGCACGACCTGTTCGCCAGCCTCGTGGCCCAGGAGGTGGCCTTCTTCGACGAGCACAAGACGGGCGAGCTCACCAGCCGGCTGACCGCCGATACCCAGGTGCTCCAGCACGCGGTGAGCAACAACATCGCCACGGCGCTGCGCTGTGGCGCCCAGGCGGCCGGCGGGCTGGCGCTGCTCCTCTACACCTCGCCGCTCCTCACCCTGCTGATGCTGGCCATCGTGCCCCCCGTGGTCGTCGCGACCGTGCTCTTCGGCCGGCGCATCCGGCAGACCTCCAGGCGGGTGCAGGCCGCGCTCGCCGAGGCCAACGGCGTGGCGGATGAAGTCCTCTCCGGCATCCGCACCGTGCGCGCCTTCGCCGCCGAGCGCCATGAGGTGGAGCGCTACCGCCACTGCCTGGAGCGCGCCTTCGCGGTGGCTCGCGAGCGCTCCCGTCTGTCCACCGCCTACGTCGCCAGCACTTCCTTCGCGGGCCTCGCCGCCGCCGCGGTGGTGCTGTGGTACGGCAGCCGGTTGATGCTCCGGGGCGAGCTCTCCATGGGCGGCCTGACGTCCTTCCTCGTCTACTCCACGCTCGTCTCCATGGCCCTCAGCGGGCTGACGGACCTGTGGGCCGACCTCATGCGCGCCTCGGGCTGCGCCGAGCGGGTCTTCGAGATGCTCGACCGCCAGCCCTCCATGCCCTCCTCCGGTGGCGAGCGCCTCCGGGAGCTCCAGGGCCAGGTCCGCTTCCAGGCCGTGCGCTTCGCCTATCCCGCTCGCCCGGACGTGCCCGTGCTCCATGACGTCGACCTGGCACTCCAGCCGGGCGAGGTCGTGGCCATCGTCGGCCCTTCCGGGGCGGGCAAGTCCACCATCGCCGGGCTGCTGACGCGCATGTACGACCCCGAGAGCGGGCGCGTGCTGTTGGATGGCAAGGAGTTGCGCTCGCTGGACCCTGAATGGCTACGGCAGCGGATCGGCACGGTGGCCCAGGAGCCACTGCTGTTCGCTTCCTCCATCGCGGACAACATCCGCTACGGCCGCATGGATGCCTCGGACGCGGAGCTGGAGGCCGCCGCTCGCGCCGCCAACGCCCACGAGTTCATCTCCCGCTTTCCCGAGGGTTATCGGACGCTGGTCGGGGAGCGCGGCGTGCAGCTGTCCGGTGGCCAGAAGCAGCGCATCGCCATCGCCCGCGCGGTGCTGAAGGACCCGCGCCTGCTGGTGCTGGATGAGGCCACCAGTGCGCTCGACGCGGAGAGCGAGCACCTCGTGCAGGAAGCCCTGGAGCGGCTGATGAAGGGCCGTACCACCCTCATCATCGCCCACCGGCTGTCCACGGTGATTGGCGCCGACCGCGTGGTGGTGCTCGAGGGGGGTAGGGTGGTTCAGAGCGGCGACCACTCCACCTTGATGGGGCAAGAGGGGTTGTACCGCCGGCTGGTGGAGCGCCAGTTCGTGGCCGCCTGA